CCACCACGGTATTTGGCAGCTTTACTCCGGCCCTGTTGGTGTGGTCGATCAGTGCGAGCGGCGATCTGCTGGCACCGAGTTACTATATGCTGTTCACCTGCTGTGTCAGCGCCATTACCCTGCTGGCGATTCGCAAACATTTCCGTATTCGCTAATCGCACGACCTAAAGTCGAGAGTAACTCACCATACATTCATCTCACGAAACTTATCTCTACAAAAACAAAGCCAGCGCAACCACGCTGGCTTTGTTTTTTTCGGTCGAAATCAATCGGCCAATCGGATCTCTACCCGCTCCTTGCCTTTACCGACGTTCTTACGTTTAAGGGCAATCCTACCCACTTCTGATGTACGGCGCAGATGGGTTCCGCCACAAGGAACCTGGGCGAATCCCGCGACTTTCCAAAACCGACGTTCAACCAGAGGATCGGAAAACTGACTTTCGATAGCCAGATCAGCATCAATCAATTGCTGTGCCTCGGCCCGAATGTCGTACAGCAATGGCGTGATACTGTGCGGACAGGCAAAATCAATCCGGCTTTTATCGGCTGAAATATGAGCGCCAATTTTATCGAAATCAGCAAAACGCTGCGTGAAGATTTCAAGTACCACTTCAGCCGCAAAATGTAACTTCATCAACGCATAACGTCTTGGCCAGTCAATTACGGTCACAACCTTGTCACCGACAGTAAAGGTCGGCAGCGACGCTAGCTGATAAATAATCCGCGTGCCGGATTTACTTGCCTTAACCACATCGATACCGCCGATGGTGCCCTGGTCACTCTCCTGACCACCGGATTCTGCATAAAAAATGG
This Vibrio ostreae DNA region includes the following protein-coding sequences:
- a CDS encoding alanine--tRNA ligase-related protein, with protein sequence MFYRIDCSLFFGQKDVTMTEKVFWTNPYLAELTSHVSRVDGSEVELSHTIFYAESGGQESDQGTIGGIDVVKASKSGTRIIYQLASLPTFTVGDKVVTVIDWPRRYALMKLHFAAEVVLEIFTQRFADFDKIGAHISADKSRIDFACPHSITPLLYDIRAEAQQLIDADLAIESQFSDPLVERRFWKVAGFAQVPCGGTHLRRTSEVGRIALKRKNVGKGKERVEIRLAD